In Akkermansia muciniphila, one DNA window encodes the following:
- the argJ gene encoding bifunctional glutamate N-acetyltransferase/amino-acid acetyltransferase ArgJ, with protein MLKDTFKTMNDSSYIPVDGGVCAPRGFLGSAVSCGIKKPTATRLDLALIYSTEPCVSAGTFTTNRVQAACVKVSREHLRKGNIRAIVANSGNANACTGTRGVEDARGECRSVAELLGLEPAEVAVCSTGVIGLPMPMMRIYPKFPELAEGLSRDKGHEVAQAVMTSDTKEKIIAIEFVVQGKPVRIGACCKGAGMINPCMATMLCFITTDAGVSRDVLELCVQSGVKSSFNCITIDGDMSTNDTVLVMANGASGVKLETPEDIYAFQQALAHVMLELAKHIVQDGERVTKFVTVHVTGGRTEDEAKKAAEAVAKSSLVKSSWNGNDPNWGRIIHAVGYCGAKVDEEKIDIDIAGLAACRGGVQADTPSDDLRQAVQVPAFQVDINLNRGEFSHTVYTTDLSPEYVDFNRSEYAYWNQAKADGLTC; from the coding sequence ATGTTGAAAGACACTTTCAAGACGATGAATGATTCATCCTATATTCCGGTTGACGGGGGCGTTTGCGCGCCCCGGGGATTTTTGGGGAGCGCCGTAAGCTGCGGCATCAAGAAGCCTACGGCCACGCGTCTGGACCTGGCCCTGATTTATTCCACGGAACCCTGCGTGTCCGCAGGAACGTTTACGACCAACCGCGTGCAGGCCGCCTGCGTGAAGGTGAGCCGGGAGCATCTCCGGAAAGGAAATATCCGCGCCATCGTGGCGAACAGCGGGAACGCGAACGCCTGCACCGGTACCCGGGGTGTGGAGGACGCCAGGGGCGAATGCCGCAGCGTTGCGGAGCTTCTGGGGCTGGAGCCCGCAGAAGTGGCCGTATGTTCCACCGGCGTGATTGGCCTGCCAATGCCTATGATGCGCATTTATCCGAAGTTCCCGGAGTTGGCGGAGGGTCTTTCCCGCGACAAGGGGCATGAGGTGGCCCAGGCCGTGATGACCAGCGATACGAAGGAGAAAATCATCGCCATTGAATTTGTGGTGCAGGGCAAACCCGTGCGCATCGGCGCCTGCTGCAAGGGGGCTGGCATGATCAATCCCTGCATGGCGACCATGTTGTGCTTTATCACGACGGATGCGGGCGTTTCCCGCGATGTGCTGGAGCTGTGCGTGCAGTCCGGAGTGAAGAGTTCTTTTAACTGCATCACCATTGACGGAGACATGAGCACGAATGACACGGTTCTGGTGATGGCGAACGGGGCGTCCGGCGTGAAGCTGGAAACTCCGGAAGATATTTACGCTTTCCAGCAGGCTTTGGCCCATGTGATGCTGGAACTGGCCAAGCACATCGTGCAGGACGGAGAGCGGGTGACCAAGTTCGTCACCGTGCATGTGACGGGAGGCCGCACGGAGGATGAAGCGAAAAAAGCGGCGGAAGCCGTAGCCAAGTCTTCCCTGGTGAAGAGTTCCTGGAACGGGAACGATCCCAACTGGGGGCGCATTATTCATGCTGTGGGCTACTGCGGAGCAAAGGTGGACGAAGAGAAGATAGACATCGACATCGCCGGTTTGGCCGCCTGCCGCGGCGGCGTGCAGGCGGATACTCCGTCCGACGATTTGCGGCAGGCCGTGCAGGTTCCCGCGTTCCAGGTGGATATCAATTTGAATCGGGGCGAGTTTTCCCATACGGTGTATACCACGGATTTGTCTCCGGAATACGTGGATTTCAACCGTTCCGAGTATGCGTACTGGAACCAGGCGAAGGCGGACGGCCTGACCTGTTAA
- a CDS encoding YkgJ family cysteine cluster protein, giving the protein MARGKCRQGKAGGMVPSAGVLMEVRRLLDEGAFRASRAQRFCTGAADCCRFRLTGETPHVTLGEAWVAWKAWRASGRTRLELPPDGSCPFLSGQGRCMIYEGRPLACRTHFCVPAGGALPRREVIDLIHALEDIDAALGGDGASRLPEAVARLSRKGPADGRKRRR; this is encoded by the coding sequence ATGGCGCGTGGCAAATGCCGCCAGGGAAAGGCGGGGGGAATGGTTCCCTCCGCCGGGGTGTTGATGGAGGTGCGGCGCCTTCTGGATGAAGGCGCTTTCCGCGCTTCCCGCGCCCAGCGTTTCTGTACCGGCGCTGCGGATTGCTGCCGGTTCCGCCTGACCGGGGAGACGCCGCATGTAACGCTGGGTGAGGCATGGGTGGCCTGGAAGGCGTGGCGCGCTTCCGGACGCACCCGGCTGGAGCTGCCTCCGGACGGGAGCTGCCCTTTTTTAAGCGGGCAGGGAAGATGCATGATTTATGAAGGCAGGCCGTTAGCGTGCCGCACTCATTTCTGCGTGCCGGCCGGGGGCGCCTTGCCCCGCCGGGAGGTCATTGACCTGATTCATGCGCTGGAAGATATTGACGCCGCGCTGGGCGGCGATGGCGCGTCCCGGCTTCCGGAAGCCGTGGCACGGTTGTCCCGAAAAGGCCCAGCGGACGGAAGGAAGAGGCGGCGATGA
- a CDS encoding tetratricopeptide repeat protein produces the protein MNDASHNHGEQENTVSIYSVDIETLQQIALQGDAQALFQLAINYEQGRGVAENQQEAFYCYQQAAELGHVTAQLNLGWAYSNGIGAPQDNGKAFYWYRKAAEQGHPTAQFDLGFCYINGLGVEKDEQQAIVWYKKAAEQGHAVAQLNLGWIYANSPSRKNWEQAVYWYKQAAEQGDPRAQYNLAWCYGNGSGTPKDPQKAAYWYEEAAMQNHATAQYNLGWCYENGFGVKPDLNKALVWYHKSALQGQITAQYTLGWCYGNGRGMEVDMAKAVHWYTKAAEQGHTTAQLNLGWCHLNGKGTPVNREEALKWYLKAAEQGNATAMFNVGNCYAHGYGIEQDDKQAEEWYLKAVRHGNKKAASALRHLASKQEKEKKTDSEG, from the coding sequence ATGAATGACGCTTCCCACAACCACGGTGAGCAGGAAAACACCGTCTCCATCTATTCCGTCGACATAGAAACCCTTCAGCAAATAGCTCTGCAAGGAGACGCGCAGGCACTGTTCCAGCTGGCGATCAACTACGAACAGGGGCGCGGAGTGGCGGAAAACCAGCAGGAAGCTTTTTACTGCTATCAGCAGGCAGCGGAACTGGGCCACGTTACCGCCCAGCTCAACCTGGGATGGGCTTATTCCAACGGCATCGGCGCCCCTCAGGACAACGGCAAAGCCTTTTACTGGTACCGTAAAGCCGCCGAACAGGGGCATCCCACCGCGCAATTCGACCTCGGCTTCTGCTACATCAACGGCCTGGGCGTGGAAAAAGACGAACAACAGGCCATCGTCTGGTACAAAAAAGCGGCGGAACAGGGCCACGCAGTAGCCCAGCTCAACCTCGGCTGGATTTACGCCAACAGCCCCAGCCGGAAAAACTGGGAACAAGCCGTATACTGGTACAAGCAGGCTGCGGAACAGGGAGACCCCCGCGCCCAGTATAACCTGGCCTGGTGCTATGGCAACGGAAGCGGAACCCCAAAAGACCCGCAGAAAGCCGCTTACTGGTATGAGGAAGCCGCCATGCAGAACCACGCTACAGCCCAATACAATCTGGGCTGGTGCTATGAAAACGGTTTCGGCGTAAAGCCGGATCTGAACAAAGCGCTGGTATGGTATCACAAATCAGCCCTACAGGGGCAGATTACGGCTCAATACACGCTGGGATGGTGCTACGGCAACGGCCGGGGCATGGAAGTGGACATGGCCAAAGCCGTCCACTGGTACACTAAAGCCGCCGAACAGGGGCATACCACCGCCCAGCTCAACCTGGGGTGGTGCCATCTGAACGGAAAGGGAACGCCCGTCAACCGGGAAGAAGCCCTGAAATGGTATCTTAAGGCGGCGGAACAGGGCAACGCCACAGCCATGTTCAATGTGGGCAACTGTTATGCCCACGGCTACGGCATTGAGCAGGACGACAAACAGGCGGAAGAATGGTATCTGAAAGCCGTCCGGCACGGCAACAAAAAGGCCGCCAGCGCCTTGCGCCATCTGGCTTCCAAACAGGAAAAAGAGAAAAAAACGGACTCAGAGGGCTGA
- a CDS encoding excinuclease ABC subunit UvrA has translation MNLPISIRGARQHNLRNLDLDLPSNKLIAFCGPSGSGKSSLAFDTLFSESRRRFLDCLSARSRQGMDQPEKPEVDSITGLPPALCLEQSARQQSSRTLLGSITEILDYLRILYAAAGTPHDPETGKELERKSPDRITEELVSLPEHTRLVLAAPAENLLSQDPAATLGDFQRQGFLRVYWNGEMRDIEEISSPAPPPPDAALVIDRLIVRGENTASRIADSLQTALRINPDEVRAIITIPGEEASIRAFHTRYRNPETGFLLPQLTPRHFSFNSPLGACPSCRGTGLNEQENGPCRACGGKRLSPLALAVTMSVPDRAYNLAELTALPLEDMAGELERLKTPPSLAAALNPLMEEINKRVRFLNELGLSYLSLDRQANTLSGGELQRARLASQLGGGLSGVLYILDEPTAGLHPADTDRLLRALRTLRNQGNTVLVVEHDEQILTAADYLVDMGPGAGTNGGRILAQGSLAEILENAGSPTGEWLSGKRSMPASGHKTAPAERLVLTGADKHNLNNVTLSIPVGTLTCISGPSGSGKSTLVRECLIPAVRQALSGKKDIPRRVQGTEHFNRLVVIDQSPIGKTPRSTPATATGLLQVLRPLYAQLPLSKQRGYTAARFSPNIRGGRCERCQGTGMIEVDMNFLGNVAMPCDACHGQCYNRETLEVTWKGKSIAQALALTVDEAADFFSSLPRAAAILKSMQDVGLGYLHLNRRADTLSGGESQRIKIAAELAKAPAWKLAEDGKRALFILDEPTNGLHFNEVALLLAALFRLRDAGHTILCVEHHKDLLNAADYLVDMGPGAGRHGGNIVAEGSPADVSSNPEAPTSPWLVPR, from the coding sequence ATGAATCTTCCCATCTCCATCCGCGGCGCGCGCCAGCACAACCTCCGGAATCTGGATCTGGATCTTCCGTCCAACAAGCTCATCGCATTTTGCGGCCCTTCCGGCTCCGGAAAATCATCCCTGGCGTTTGATACGCTTTTTTCCGAATCCCGCAGGCGTTTTCTGGACTGCCTGTCGGCACGCTCCAGACAGGGCATGGATCAACCGGAAAAACCGGAAGTGGACAGCATTACCGGGCTGCCCCCGGCCCTGTGCCTGGAGCAATCCGCCAGGCAGCAGAGCTCCCGCACCCTGCTGGGGAGCATCACGGAAATTCTGGACTACCTGCGCATCCTTTACGCAGCCGCCGGCACGCCCCATGACCCGGAGACAGGAAAGGAACTGGAACGCAAAAGCCCGGACCGGATTACGGAGGAACTCGTTTCCCTGCCGGAACACACGCGCCTGGTTCTGGCCGCTCCGGCAGAAAACCTGCTGTCCCAGGACCCCGCAGCAACGCTTGGCGACTTCCAGCGGCAGGGCTTCCTACGGGTTTACTGGAACGGAGAAATGCGGGATATTGAAGAAATAAGCTCCCCCGCCCCCCCGCCTCCGGACGCGGCCCTGGTCATTGACCGCCTCATCGTCAGAGGGGAAAATACGGCATCGCGCATTGCGGATTCCCTGCAAACGGCTCTCCGTATCAATCCGGACGAGGTGCGGGCCATCATCACCATACCGGGAGAGGAAGCTTCAATCCGGGCCTTCCACACCCGCTACCGCAATCCGGAAACAGGCTTCCTTCTGCCCCAGCTTACTCCCCGCCATTTTTCTTTCAACTCCCCGCTGGGGGCATGCCCCTCCTGCCGGGGAACCGGCCTGAATGAACAGGAAAACGGCCCGTGCCGCGCCTGCGGAGGCAAGCGCCTTTCCCCTCTGGCCCTGGCCGTCACCATGTCTGTGCCGGACCGGGCCTACAATCTGGCGGAACTGACGGCTCTTCCGCTGGAAGATATGGCCGGAGAACTGGAACGCCTGAAAACGCCCCCTTCCCTGGCGGCGGCATTAAACCCGCTCATGGAGGAAATCAACAAACGCGTGCGCTTCCTGAATGAGCTGGGGCTCTCCTACCTGTCTCTGGACCGCCAGGCAAACACCCTTTCCGGAGGCGAACTGCAGAGGGCGCGCCTGGCTTCCCAGCTGGGAGGCGGCCTTTCCGGAGTTCTTTACATCCTGGACGAACCCACGGCCGGACTGCACCCCGCCGATACGGACCGCCTGCTCCGCGCTCTCCGGACGCTCCGGAACCAGGGCAACACGGTCCTGGTCGTAGAACATGATGAGCAAATTCTAACCGCGGCGGATTACCTGGTGGACATGGGCCCCGGAGCCGGAACCAACGGAGGCCGTATTCTGGCGCAGGGCTCCCTTGCGGAAATACTGGAAAATGCCGGGAGCCCCACCGGGGAATGGCTTTCAGGCAAGCGAAGCATGCCCGCCTCCGGACACAAGACGGCTCCTGCGGAGCGTCTGGTCCTGACCGGAGCGGACAAACACAACCTCAACAATGTCACTCTGAGTATCCCGGTTGGTACATTGACCTGCATCTCCGGCCCTTCCGGTTCAGGGAAATCCACCCTCGTCCGGGAGTGTCTCATCCCCGCGGTCAGGCAAGCCCTCTCCGGGAAAAAGGATATTCCGCGCCGCGTGCAGGGAACGGAGCACTTCAACCGCCTTGTCGTCATCGACCAGTCGCCCATCGGCAAAACGCCGCGTTCCACGCCGGCCACCGCTACCGGCCTGCTCCAGGTGCTGCGCCCCCTTTACGCACAGCTCCCCCTTTCCAAGCAGAGGGGATATACGGCGGCGCGCTTTTCCCCCAACATTCGCGGAGGCCGTTGTGAACGGTGCCAGGGAACGGGCATGATTGAAGTGGACATGAACTTCCTGGGAAATGTGGCCATGCCCTGCGACGCCTGCCACGGGCAATGCTACAACAGGGAAACGCTGGAAGTCACCTGGAAAGGGAAATCCATTGCCCAGGCGCTGGCCCTGACCGTGGACGAAGCGGCGGACTTCTTTTCCTCCCTGCCCAGAGCCGCCGCCATCCTGAAAAGCATGCAGGACGTAGGGCTGGGATACCTCCATCTCAACCGCAGGGCGGACACCCTTTCCGGAGGAGAATCCCAGCGCATAAAAATAGCTGCGGAACTGGCCAAAGCCCCGGCCTGGAAACTGGCGGAAGACGGGAAAAGGGCCCTGTTCATTCTGGACGAACCCACCAACGGCCTTCATTTCAATGAAGTGGCCCTTCTCCTGGCAGCCCTTTTCCGCCTGAGGGATGCCGGGCACACCATCCTCTGCGTGGAACACCACAAGGACCTGCTCAATGCCGCGGACTACCTGGTGGACATGGGCCCCGGAGCCGGCAGGCACGGCGGCAATATCGTGGCCGAGGGCTCCCCCGCAGATGTATCGTCCAATCCAGAAGCGCCCACTTCACCCTGGCTCGTCCCCCGTTAA
- a CDS encoding polymer-forming cytoskeletal protein: MNFSFHPVPRTSAAPSGKISHPSPAPPWTLPPTAESSPAPAREVECFSCRKITSVPATAVSARCGHCSAYIKLDDVILHSRTHRTKVQTCGSVTVQANADLKGLNIECRDLVLYGRASGDFLCRGVCKIKTDQHISGSISARRMVVEKKTTVLVTGTIRVENIWIQGSLEGTLTADETVTIHRHAKFLGDITARRLIIEEGGSHQGAFTRLA; the protein is encoded by the coding sequence ATGAACTTTTCCTTCCATCCCGTTCCCCGGACCAGCGCCGCGCCCTCCGGAAAAATCAGCCACCCTTCTCCGGCGCCGCCCTGGACACTCCCGCCAACTGCGGAAAGCAGCCCGGCGCCAGCCCGGGAAGTGGAATGCTTCTCCTGCCGCAAAATCACTTCCGTCCCCGCCACGGCAGTTTCCGCCAGGTGCGGCCACTGCTCCGCGTATATCAAACTGGACGACGTCATTTTACACAGCAGAACGCACCGGACCAAGGTGCAGACCTGCGGAAGCGTTACCGTACAGGCCAATGCAGACCTGAAAGGGCTGAACATCGAATGCCGCGATCTGGTCTTATACGGCAGGGCATCCGGTGATTTCCTGTGCCGCGGCGTCTGCAAAATTAAAACGGACCAGCACATCTCCGGTTCCATCTCCGCCCGCAGGATGGTGGTGGAAAAAAAGACGACGGTGCTGGTCACAGGCACCATCCGCGTGGAGAACATCTGGATACAGGGTTCTCTGGAAGGAACGCTTACGGCGGATGAAACCGTCACCATCCACCGGCACGCCAAATTCCTGGGAGATATCACGGCGCGCCGTCTCATCATTGAGGAAGGCGGCTCACACCAGGGAGCCTTTACACGCCTTGCATAA
- a CDS encoding bactofilin family protein translates to MFGSFTTVPAPKGNKNPESTPSWMDVAKSQDIPEPVAEAAPSYAPTTRVQQLTRNVLNSDVEVIGSLRFSDDLLIDGTVEGDISSEGVLSVGQNAVIRAEINTKSVIIHGKVIGNVTVTDRVELKSTAELVGDIQAASLAIEGGAIFIGHSTVGAPTVGATGISAAKKAASVQAFAPEPESPAPASQSTLDIDAE, encoded by the coding sequence ATGTTTGGATCATTCACCACCGTTCCCGCCCCCAAGGGCAATAAAAATCCTGAATCCACCCCCAGCTGGATGGATGTAGCCAAGAGCCAGGATATCCCCGAACCGGTTGCGGAAGCCGCTCCTTCCTACGCCCCCACCACCCGCGTCCAGCAGCTGACCCGCAATGTGCTGAACTCCGATGTGGAGGTAATCGGTTCCCTGCGCTTTTCCGACGACCTGCTGATTGACGGCACCGTGGAAGGCGACATTTCCTCCGAAGGGGTGCTTTCCGTAGGCCAGAACGCCGTCATCCGGGCGGAAATCAACACCAAGTCCGTCATCATCCACGGCAAGGTCATCGGCAATGTAACGGTCACGGACCGCGTGGAACTGAAAAGCACGGCGGAACTCGTAGGGGATATCCAGGCAGCCTCCCTGGCTATTGAAGGCGGCGCCATCTTCATCGGGCATTCTACCGTAGGCGCACCCACGGTAGGCGCCACAGGAATCTCCGCCGCCAAGAAGGCGGCTTCCGTCCAGGCCTTTGCTCCGGAGCCGGAATCCCCCGCTCCGGCCAGCCAGAGCACGCTGGATATTGACGCGGAATAA
- the hisA gene encoding phosphoribosylformimino-5-aminoimidazole carboxamide ribotide isomerase — MTKFRPCIDLHDGRVKQIVGGTLTQDGASLRTNFVSDRGAAWYADLYRRDGLRGGHVIKLGPGNDLAAREALAAWPGGLQVGGGMTPENAEEWISAGASHVIVTSCLFDAEGTLRMDRLKDLVSAVGAERLVLDLSCRRVQGGWAVAMNRWQTLTELRVTAETLDVLAEHCAEFLIHAADVEGLCTGIDRELVNMLGNWRRLPMTYAGGISRIQDIDEIDALSGGTMDATVGSALDLFGGGLIRYGDLVARQRGKSRTETV, encoded by the coding sequence GTGACGAAATTCAGACCATGCATTGATTTACACGACGGGCGCGTGAAGCAGATTGTGGGGGGCACCCTGACGCAGGACGGCGCCTCATTGCGCACCAATTTCGTCTCCGACCGCGGCGCGGCATGGTATGCGGATTTGTACCGCAGGGACGGCCTGCGCGGCGGGCATGTGATCAAGCTGGGACCCGGGAACGACCTTGCGGCGCGGGAGGCTCTGGCGGCATGGCCGGGAGGTCTTCAGGTGGGCGGCGGCATGACGCCGGAGAACGCGGAGGAATGGATTTCCGCCGGGGCCAGCCATGTGATCGTTACCTCCTGCCTGTTTGATGCGGAGGGAACGCTGCGGATGGACAGGCTGAAGGATCTTGTGTCCGCCGTGGGCGCGGAGCGGCTGGTGCTGGATTTGAGCTGCCGCAGGGTGCAAGGGGGCTGGGCCGTGGCCATGAACCGGTGGCAGACCCTGACGGAACTCCGGGTAACGGCGGAGACGCTGGATGTCCTGGCGGAACATTGCGCGGAATTTCTTATCCATGCGGCGGATGTGGAAGGGCTCTGCACCGGCATTGACCGGGAACTGGTGAACATGCTGGGAAACTGGCGCCGCCTGCCCATGACGTATGCCGGAGGCATCAGCCGCATTCAGGATATTGACGAAATAGACGCTTTGAGCGGCGGAACCATGGATGCTACGGTGGGGAGCGCTTTGGATTTGTTCGGCGGAGGGTTGATCAGGTATGGGGACCTGGTGGCCAGGCAGCGCGGGAAGTCCCGTACGGAAACGGTATGA
- a CDS encoding DUF167 domain-containing protein yields MKLALKVVPNAKKSEAVGWEDDPRAGRALKLRIAAPPVEGKANKAVILFLSAWLDIPRSSVSLLRGESSRLKVVELPDGCEGKLARLLSDADASGV; encoded by the coding sequence ATGAAACTGGCCCTGAAAGTTGTTCCCAACGCGAAGAAGAGCGAGGCCGTGGGGTGGGAGGATGATCCCCGTGCCGGCCGCGCGCTGAAGCTGCGCATTGCCGCTCCTCCCGTGGAAGGAAAAGCGAACAAGGCCGTCATCCTTTTCCTGTCCGCATGGCTGGATATTCCCCGGTCCTCCGTCAGTCTGCTGCGCGGGGAGTCCTCCCGCCTGAAAGTGGTGGAACTGCCGGACGGATGCGAAGGAAAACTTGCCCGACTGCTTTCTGATGCGGATGCTTCCGGCGTTTAG
- a CDS encoding nucleotide exchange factor GrpE yields the protein MSDEEKEKNAEAEELEAQEQAQNAPAEGKEAEPSLEEELLKWRDAAMRTAAEYDNYRKRMVKEKEECAKFANQRLLEELLPVIDNFEMGMAAASADASSMIYIGMSMVKKQLDEFLAGNGVSAVDPVVGSMFDHATEEALQREPSDQPEGTVLRVIRKGYMLKDRLLRPANVVVAHTPEPEPQV from the coding sequence ATGAGCGACGAAGAGAAAGAGAAAAACGCGGAAGCGGAAGAGCTGGAAGCGCAGGAACAGGCTCAGAATGCTCCTGCCGAGGGGAAGGAAGCGGAACCTTCCCTGGAAGAGGAATTGCTTAAATGGAGGGATGCCGCCATGCGCACCGCCGCGGAATATGATAATTACCGCAAGCGCATGGTGAAGGAAAAGGAAGAATGCGCCAAGTTCGCCAACCAGCGCCTGCTGGAAGAACTTCTTCCCGTCATTGATAATTTTGAAATGGGCATGGCCGCCGCCAGCGCAGATGCCTCCTCCATGATTTACATCGGCATGAGCATGGTGAAGAAGCAGCTGGACGAATTTCTCGCCGGCAATGGCGTGAGCGCCGTGGATCCTGTGGTGGGAAGCATGTTTGACCACGCCACGGAGGAGGCCCTTCAGCGGGAACCCTCCGACCAGCCGGAAGGCACCGTATTGCGCGTTATCCGCAAGGGGTATATGCTGAAGGACAGGCTCCTGCGCCCGGCGAACGTGGTTGTCGCCCATACTCCGGAACCCGAACCGCAAGTCTGA
- the dnaJ gene encoding molecular chaperone DnaJ produces the protein MAKKDYYEILGVSKDATDDEIKKAYRKLALKYHPDRNPDDPSAEEKFKELGEAYEVLSDADKRAAYDRFGHAAFEQGGPAAGGGYAGGGFQDPMDIFAQMFSGMGGFADMFGGAGRGGQKRSTKRPGSDLRYDLDITLEEAAKGCTKKLEIERLVTCKTCHGTGARDGKEAFKSCPTCQGRGIITQQSGFFVQQSTCPTCHGTGEIISDPCPVCRGEGRVREDSHITIRIPAGVATGSQLRIAGEGDAGVHGGPTGDLHVFIDVKPHDIFQREGNDLSCTVPVPLSLAVSGGKLKVPTLEGAATIKLPEGTQNGMIFRLRGKGVKALRSSDVGDMLVEVEVEIPSRLTKEQMDKLNAFASALDENRNQPACVEFADKAARYLKSK, from the coding sequence ATGGCTAAAAAAGATTATTACGAGATTCTCGGCGTTTCCAAGGACGCTACTGACGATGAGATTAAGAAGGCTTATCGCAAGCTGGCTTTAAAGTACCATCCGGACCGCAATCCGGACGACCCGTCCGCAGAAGAAAAGTTCAAGGAACTGGGAGAGGCCTATGAGGTGCTTTCCGATGCGGACAAAAGGGCTGCCTACGATCGCTTCGGCCATGCCGCCTTTGAACAGGGCGGCCCCGCCGCGGGCGGCGGTTATGCCGGGGGCGGGTTCCAGGACCCGATGGATATTTTCGCCCAGATGTTTTCCGGCATGGGCGGTTTTGCGGATATGTTTGGGGGCGCCGGCCGCGGCGGCCAGAAAAGGTCCACTAAAAGGCCCGGCTCCGATTTGCGCTATGACCTGGACATCACGCTGGAAGAGGCCGCGAAGGGCTGTACCAAGAAACTTGAAATTGAGCGTCTGGTGACCTGCAAGACCTGCCACGGCACCGGGGCCAGGGATGGAAAGGAAGCGTTCAAATCCTGTCCTACCTGCCAGGGGCGCGGCATCATTACCCAGCAGAGCGGCTTTTTCGTCCAGCAGTCCACCTGCCCCACCTGCCACGGCACCGGGGAAATCATCTCGGATCCATGCCCCGTCTGCCGCGGGGAAGGGCGCGTCAGGGAGGATTCCCACATCACCATCCGTATTCCTGCGGGCGTTGCCACGGGCAGCCAGCTCCGCATCGCCGGGGAAGGGGATGCCGGGGTGCATGGCGGCCCTACCGGGGATCTGCACGTGTTCATTGACGTCAAACCGCACGATATTTTCCAGAGGGAAGGCAATGACCTGAGCTGCACGGTTCCGGTGCCGCTTTCCCTGGCTGTCTCCGGCGGCAAGCTGAAGGTCCCCACGCTGGAAGGCGCGGCCACCATCAAGCTGCCGGAAGGAACGCAGAACGGCATGATCTTTCGTCTGCGCGGCAAGGGGGTAAAGGCCCTTCGCAGTTCGGACGTGGGGGATATGCTGGTGGAGGTGGAAGTGGAAATCCCCTCCCGGCTGACCAAGGAGCAGATGGATAAACTGAACGCGTTTGCTTCTGCTCTGGATGAAAATCGCAATCAGCCGGCTTGCGTGGAGTTTGCCGACAAGGCGGCGCGTTACCTGAAGAGCAAATAA
- a CDS encoding 16S rRNA (uracil(1498)-N(3))-methyltransferase, giving the protein MARFFLPPSEWAASAWELRGDEAHHAAKVLRLKQGDSCIVFDGCGRAARAVVAEPPRSSGVLLVPGEECPPSPPVAHLTLCQAVPKGANMDLIIQKSVELGVSAIIPLVTDRTIVRLNAREAEAKRQKWQRIALEACKQCGQNTLPEVALPVPFAEWLRCGIPEGLNIIASLVPGVRPVREVLEAARSRSIRHASLLVGPEGDFTDRETAMALEAGFAPVTLGPIVLRVETAAFFGLAAMRYALD; this is encoded by the coding sequence ATGGCCCGCTTTTTTCTTCCGCCTTCCGAATGGGCTGCTTCCGCCTGGGAGCTGCGGGGGGATGAGGCGCACCATGCCGCCAAGGTTCTGCGTCTGAAGCAGGGTGACTCCTGCATCGTTTTTGACGGTTGCGGCCGTGCCGCCCGCGCTGTGGTGGCGGAACCGCCGCGCAGTTCCGGCGTGTTGCTGGTTCCGGGGGAGGAGTGTCCTCCTTCTCCCCCCGTGGCCCATTTGACGCTGTGCCAGGCTGTTCCCAAGGGCGCCAACATGGATCTCATTATTCAAAAGTCCGTGGAACTGGGTGTTTCTGCCATTATCCCGCTCGTGACGGATCGCACGATCGTGCGCCTGAATGCCCGGGAGGCTGAGGCCAAAAGGCAGAAATGGCAGCGCATTGCCCTGGAGGCCTGCAAGCAGTGCGGCCAGAACACGCTGCCTGAAGTGGCGCTTCCCGTTCCCTTCGCGGAATGGCTGCGCTGCGGAATTCCGGAAGGACTGAATATTATCGCCTCTCTGGTGCCCGGAGTGCGGCCGGTCAGGGAGGTGCTGGAGGCTGCCCGTTCCCGTTCCATTCGGCACGCTTCTCTGCTGGTGGGGCCGGAGGGCGATTTTACGGACCGGGAGACGGCCATGGCGTTGGAAGCGGGGTTTGCTCCTGTCACGCTTGGCCCTATCGTTCTTCGGGTGGAGACGGCCGCCTTTTTCGGCCTGGCCGCCATGCGGTACGCTCTGGACTAA